In one window of Hylaeus volcanicus isolate JK05 unplaced genomic scaffold, UHH_iyHylVolc1.0_haploid 12190, whole genome shotgun sequence DNA:
- the LOC128882802 gene encoding golgin subfamily A member 6-like protein 1, protein MTDLRGEMKEMGEKFEGRIEETRDEVREMGETSEGTTRGQMGDIKELIEGSIWELREEMRRRDEEWRAEKEELREKIEELEERVREIGGRDRREGRGEEEREWKEKLKELERRVEMADRAERRRNIIIRGIRTDRGKEKEAVKEVLKRIGVEVEVESARQVGQIGESGKGMVVPRLQNEIMKKEVFRKKRDLGRGGERIEENLTQKERRIQRKLREIVEQERRAGGRAIVGYGKICIGNTWWRWSEEEERLREWGGHGREGREVEGVKGKGNGERREEGEGRG, encoded by the coding sequence GGAGAAATTTGAGGGAAGAATAGAGGAGACGAGGGATGAGGTGCGAGAGATGGGGGAGACTTCGGAGGGGACAACGAGGGGGCAGATGGGAGATATAAAAGAGCTAATAGAGGGATCCATTTGGGAACTGAGGGAGGAGATGAGGAGGAGAGATGAGGAGTGGAGGGCAGAGAAGGAGGAACTAAGGGAAAAAATAGAGGAGCTGGAAGAGAGGGTAAGGGAGATAGGGGGGAGAGACAGAAGAGAGGGAAGGGGCGAGGAGGAGAGGGAATGGAAGGAAAAGCTGAAAGAGCTAGAGAGAAGAGTGGAAATGGCAGACAGGGCGGAGAGGaggagaaatataataattaggGGGATAAGAACGGATAGggggaaagagaaagaagcgGTAAAGGAGGTGTTGAAGAGAATAGGGGTAGAAGTGGAGGTGGAAAGCGCAAGGCAGGTTGGGCAGATTGGGGAGAGTGGAAAGGGAATGGTGGTGCCAAGgctacaaaatgaaattatgaaaaaggAGGTTTTTAGGAAGAAGAGGGATTTAGGGAGAGGAGGGGAAAGAATAGAGGAGAACCTTACGCAGAAGGAGAGGAGAATACAGCGGAAGTTGAGGGAGATTGTAGAGCAGGAAAGAAGAGCGGGTGGAAGGGCGATAGTAGGATATGGGAAAATATGTATAGGGAACACATGGTGGAGGTGGAGTGAGGAGGAGGAAAGGTTAAGGGAGTGGGGAGGGCATGGAAGAGAAGGCAGGGAGGTGGAAGGGGTTAAGGGGAAGGGAAACGGGGAGAGGAGGGAGGAAGGGGAAGGGAGAGGATAA